A window of the Peromyscus leucopus breed LL Stock chromosome 22, UCI_PerLeu_2.1, whole genome shotgun sequence genome harbors these coding sequences:
- the LOC114692012 gene encoding zinc finger protein 431-like isoform X4, producing MDLLTYDDVHVDFTCEEWTLLDPSQKILYKDVMLETYRNLTAIGYSWEDHNVEEHHQSSRRHKRHKRSHTREKPSQYTQCVKVFAFDSILKSHRRTHTGEKPYKCNQCGKTYGQQGHLQIHKRTHTGEKPYECNHCGKAFSTPGILKKHRRTHTGEKPYKCNQCGKTYGQQGHLQIHKRSHTGEKPYECNHCGKAFSTPGILKKHRRTHTGEKPYKCNMCGKAFGLNGSLQIHKRSHTGEKPYKCNMCGKAFTQQGSLQIHKRTHTGEKPYECNLCGKAFGYQSSLQMHERTHTGEKPYECNLCGKAFGQKDYLKMHKRMHTGEKPYECNLCGKAFTHQGSLQMHKRTHTGEKPYECNQCGKAFTRQGSLQMHKRTHTGEKPYECNQCGKAFTRQGCLQVHKRTHTGEKPYNCNQCGKAFGYQQSLQKHERTHTGEKPYECNLCGKAFSRQSRLQAHRRTHT from the exons atggatctct tgacctatgatgatgtgcaTGTTGACTTCACTTGCGAAGAGTGGACTTTACTGGATCCTTCCCAAAAGATTCTttacaaagatgtgatgctggagacctacAGGAACCTCACTGCTATAG GATACAGTTGGGAAGACCATAATGTTGAAGAACACCATCAAAGTTCTAGAAGGCATAAAAG GCATAAAAGAAGTCATACTAGAGAGAAACCTTCTCAATATACTCAATGTGTTAAAGTCTTTGCATTCGACA GTATTCTCAAGTCACATAgaagaacacacactggagagaaaccctataaatgtaatcaatgtggtaaaacctATGGACAACAGggtcatcttcaaatacataaaagaacacatactggagagaaaccctatgaatgtaatcattgTGGTAAAGCCTTCTCTACACCAGGTATTCTCAAGAAACATAgaagaacacacactggagagaaaccctataaatgtaatcaatgtggtaaaacctATGGACAACAGggtcatcttcaaatacataaaagatcacatactggagagaaaccctatgaatgtaatcattgTGGTAAAGCCTTCTCTACACCAGGTATTCTCAAGAAACATAgaagaacacacactggagagaaaccctataaatgtaatatgtgtggtaaagcctttggacTAAATGGTtctctccaaatacataaaagatcacatactggagagaaaccctataaatgtaataTGTGTGGTAAAGCTTTTACACAACAGGGTtctcttcaaatacataaaagaacacatactggagagaaaccctatgaatgtaatctgtGTGGTAAAGCATTTGGATATCAGAGTTctcttcaaatgcatgaaagaacacatactggagagaaaccctatgaatgtaatctgtgtggtaaagcctttggacAAAAAGATTATcttaaaatgcataaaagaatgcatactggagagaaaccctatgaatgtaatctgtGTGGTAAAGCTTTTACACATCAGGGttctcttcaaatgcataaaagaacacatactggagagaaaccctatgaatgtaatcagtgtggtaaagcctttacacGACAGGGttctcttcaaatgcataaaagaacacatactggagagaaaccctatgaatgtaatcagtgtggtaaagcctttacacGACAGGGTTGTCTTCAAGTGCATAAAAGaacccatactggagagaaaccctataattgtaatcaatgtggtaaagcatttgGATATCAGCAGTCTCTTCAAaagcatgaaagaacacatactggagagaaaccctatgaatgtaatctaTGTGGCAAAGCCTTCTCTAGACAGAGTAGGCTCCAAGCACACAGAAGAACCCATACTTGA
- the LOC114692012 gene encoding zinc finger protein 120-like isoform X5 — translation MDLLTYDDVHVDFTCEEWTLLDPSQKILYKDVMLETYRNLTAIGYSWEDHNVEEHHQSSRRHKRHKRSHTREKPSQYTQCVKVFAFDSILKKHRRTHTGEKPYKCNMCGKAFGLNGSLQIHKRSHTGEKPYKCNMCGKAFTQQGSLQIHKRTHTGEKPYECNLCGKAFGYQSSLQMHERTHTGEKPYECNLCGKAFGQKDYLKMHKRMHTGEKPYECNLCGKAFTHQGSLQMHKRTHTGEKPYECNQCGKAFTRQGSLQMHKRTHTGEKPYECNQCGKAFTRQGCLQVHKRTHTGEKPYNCNQCGKAFGYQQSLQKHERTHTGEKPYECNLCGKAFSRQSRLQAHRRTHT, via the exons atggatctct tgacctatgatgatgtgcaTGTTGACTTCACTTGCGAAGAGTGGACTTTACTGGATCCTTCCCAAAAGATTCTttacaaagatgtgatgctggagacctacAGGAACCTCACTGCTATAG GATACAGTTGGGAAGACCATAATGTTGAAGAACACCATCAAAGTTCTAGAAGGCATAAAAG GCATAAAAGAAGTCATACTAGAGAGAAACCTTCTCAATATACTCAATGTGTTAAAGTCTTTGCATTCGACA GTATTCTCAAGAAACATAgaagaacacacactggagagaaaccctataaatgtaatatgtgtggtaaagcctttggacTAAATGGTtctctccaaatacataaaagatcacatactggagagaaaccctataaatgtaataTGTGTGGTAAAGCTTTTACACAACAGGGTtctcttcaaatacataaaagaacacatactggagagaaaccctatgaatgtaatctgtGTGGTAAAGCATTTGGATATCAGAGTTctcttcaaatgcatgaaagaacacatactggagagaaaccctatgaatgtaatctgtgtggtaaagcctttggacAAAAAGATTATcttaaaatgcataaaagaatgcatactggagagaaaccctatgaatgtaatctgtGTGGTAAAGCTTTTACACATCAGGGttctcttcaaatgcataaaagaacacatactggagagaaaccctatgaatgtaatcagtgtggtaaagcctttacacGACAGGGttctcttcaaatgcataaaagaacacatactggagagaaaccctatgaatgtaatcagtgtggtaaagcctttacacGACAGGGTTGTCTTCAAGTGCATAAAAGaacccatactggagagaaaccctataattgtaatcaatgtggtaaagcatttgGATATCAGCAGTCTCTTCAAaagcatgaaagaacacatactggagagaaaccctatgaatgtaatctaTGTGGCAAAGCCTTCTCTAGACAGAGTAGGCTCCAAGCACACAGAAGAACCCATACTTGA